The Vampirovibrio chlorellavorus genome contains the following window.
CAGCACCCGCTCACAGGAGCAGAAAAAGCTGTTGCAATCCACCAGGGCGTAAAGGGTCATAGAATCATCACCAATTAAATAGGAGAACGATACAGGCCGGTGACTACCCCGCAGCAAAATCCACCGGTTTCATCTGTGGGATAGGGCGGTGATGAATCATCATCCGTGACCAGGAACAGTTTGCCTGCGTTCCGTACTAAGCGCCTGATTTTATAAGTGCCCTCAATATCCACTTTCAGCACATCACCGGGGCGGGGCCGAATAGAGCAATC
Protein-coding sequences here:
- a CDS encoding LexA family protein, whose protein sequence is MDSVRLPFFSKNTPTVTLVEGYINLDLNSRAIQNPAATHLYQAEENCIEHILKGDLLIVDCSIRPRPGDVLKVDIEGTYKIRRLVRNAGKLFLVTDDDSSPPYPTDETGGFCCGVVTGLYRSPI